The Desulfobacterales bacterium genome window below encodes:
- a CDS encoding two-component sensor histidine kinase codes for MKKYRYSSLKRIILLNMIFVPVIPFILSIGIGYYYFISSLENSAITAMSKIVEDHKQMIESFLEERRSDLEFLLYAYSLEELKNPDKLKGIFESLQKKSSAFVDLGVFDENGVHIAYEGPFNLSGRIYKNESWFIEVLKNGYFISDIFLGFRKVPHFIISVSKEFQGQKWIIRSTIDTYTFTNIVKSVRIGKTGESYILNSEGIFQTERRSGGNLMDKDVDFSKYLTSINSINTFIENDSKGDKYLYTTIWMKDKKWLLVVRQEKADAFKALRSASYLIILISIIGGAFIIGQAFYLTGRIVKKFHTTDTEKVELQDQLIRASRLAEIGEMAAGFAHEINNPLQIIKSEQSLIEIIFSDLKKNNNLQKAKELSEIEDSLSQIGLQIGRCAKITQAILKFARLSEPVFQDMDLKQFIPEISGMIAKKARVNGIEIQQSIKGNTPNIYGDPGQLQQVLLNLLNNAIDAVVERHGAKGGEIIIEAGLNSDGKVELSVKDNGSGINPENQKKVFSPFFTTKPVGKGTGLGLSVCYGIINNMGGVMEFTSEKNLGTTFTINFPIRQ; via the coding sequence ATGAAAAAATATCGATATTCATCTCTTAAAAGAATAATACTACTTAATATGATATTTGTTCCAGTTATTCCTTTTATTCTATCAATTGGTATAGGATATTATTATTTTATATCTTCCCTTGAAAATAGCGCTATTACAGCTATGAGCAAAATTGTAGAAGATCATAAACAGATGATTGAATCATTTTTAGAAGAGCGAAGAAGCGACCTTGAATTTTTATTATATGCCTATTCATTGGAAGAGCTAAAAAATCCAGATAAACTTAAAGGCATATTTGAAAGCTTACAGAAAAAATCAAGTGCCTTTGTTGACCTTGGAGTTTTTGATGAAAATGGAGTGCATATAGCTTATGAAGGACCCTTTAATTTAAGTGGAAGAATTTATAAAAATGAATCTTGGTTTATTGAAGTTTTAAAAAATGGATATTTTATAAGTGATATTTTTCTTGGGTTTAGAAAAGTTCCCCATTTTATTATTTCTGTTTCAAAAGAATTTCAAGGGCAAAAATGGATTATCCGTTCAACCATAGATACTTATACCTTTACTAACATAGTTAAAAGCGTTCGTATTGGAAAAACTGGTGAATCATATATTTTAAATTCAGAAGGAATCTTCCAGACTGAACGAAGATCTGGCGGAAATCTTATGGACAAGGACGTAGATTTTTCAAAATATTTAACTTCTATAAATTCTATTAATACCTTCATCGAAAACGATTCCAAGGGAGATAAATATTTATATACTACTATCTGGATGAAAGATAAAAAATGGTTACTCGTTGTAAGGCAAGAAAAAGCCGATGCATTTAAAGCTCTTAGATCCGCAAGTTATCTTATTATTTTAATATCAATCATTGGTGGTGCTTTTATAATAGGACAAGCATTTTACCTTACCGGAAGAATCGTAAAAAAATTTCACACAACTGATACAGAAAAGGTCGAATTGCAGGATCAATTAATTAGAGCCTCAAGATTAGCTGAAATTGGAGAAATGGCAGCCGGATTTGCTCACGAAATAAATAATCCTCTGCAAATCATAAAAAGTGAACAATCCTTAATTGAAATTATTTTTTCTGACCTTAAAAAAAATAACAACTTACAAAAAGCAAAAGAACTATCAGAAATAGAAGATTCTTTAAGTCAAATAGGCCTTCAAATAGGGCGATGCGCTAAAATAACTCAAGCTATATTGAAATTTGCTCGATTAAGCGAACCCGTTTTCCAAGACATGGATTTAAAACAATTTATACCTGAAATATCAGGTATGATAGCAAAAAAAGCCCGTGTCAATGGAATAGAAATACAACAATCCATTAAAGGAAATACTCCTAATATTTACGGTGACCCCGGGCAACTTCAACAAGTCCTACTAAATCTTTTAAATAACGCAATAGATGCAGTTGTAGAACGGCATGGAGCTAAGGGAGGTGAAATAATTATCGAAGCCGGTTTAAATAGCGATGGAAAAGTAGAGTTATCGGTTAAAGATAATGGATCTGGAATAAATCCTGAAAATCAGAAAAAAGTTTTCTCACCATTTTTTACTACTAAGCCAGTTGGCAAAGGAACAGGACTTGGACTTTCCGTATGTTACGGCATAATTAATAACATGGGAGGTGTCATGGAATTTACAAGTGAAAAAAATTTAGGAACTACCTTTACAATAAATTTCCCAATAAGGCAGTAA
- a CDS encoding universal stress protein, which yields MENDNKKNKFLIALDGSDYSSEAVKYIKNFEQCKNMDIILFNVYSPLPEYYFDANIVPEYDEVVSWELDHINFIRKYMGDVHDLFVKSGFERDGIKIKINKRKVGFARDILIEAKNDYSFIVIGRKGIGELNEIFLGSIAAKVFEKLFFTPIFIVGKNPNTDKILVAVDGSENSMRAVDFICKVFNNSDIKIGLIHIIRGGSTKENGVKKIFSKRNFIENTKDAIIPFIEKAKNNLINYGINANNIDVDIITNVTSRAAAIFEYAKKNNYGTIVAGRRGLSVVTDFFAGRVVNKIVQLANDRSVWIIP from the coding sequence ATGGAAAATGACAACAAAAAAAATAAGTTCTTAATAGCTTTAGATGGTTCCGATTATTCGTCTGAAGCTGTAAAATACATAAAAAATTTTGAGCAATGTAAAAACATGGATATTATTCTTTTTAATGTATATAGTCCTCTGCCGGAATATTATTTTGACGCTAACATTGTGCCTGAATATGATGAAGTTGTAAGTTGGGAACTTGATCATATAAATTTTATACGAAAATATATGGGAGATGTCCATGACTTATTTGTTAAATCTGGATTCGAAAGAGACGGAATTAAAATAAAAATTAATAAAAGAAAAGTAGGCTTTGCAAGGGATATACTGATTGAAGCAAAAAATGATTATTCATTTATTGTTATAGGAAGAAAGGGTATTGGCGAATTAAATGAGATATTTTTAGGAAGTATAGCTGCGAAAGTCTTTGAAAAATTATTTTTTACACCTATATTTATTGTTGGAAAAAATCCGAATACAGATAAAATTTTGGTAGCCGTAGATGGTTCTGAAAATTCAATGCGGGCGGTAGATTTTATTTGCAAGGTTTTTAATAATTCTGATATTAAAATAGGACTCATTCATATAATTCGTGGAGGCAGTACAAAAGAAAATGGAGTTAAAAAAATATTCAGTAAAAGAAATTTTATAGAGAATACAAAAGACGCTATAATACCATTTATTGAAAAAGCAAAAAACAATTTAATCAATTATGGTATTAACGCAAATAATATAGACGTTGATATAATTACAAATGTTACGAGCAGAGCGGCTGCTATTTTTGAATATGCCAAAAAAAATAATTATGGAACAATTGTAGCAGGAAGACGCGGATTATCGGTAGTAACGGATTTTTTTGCAGGACGAGTTGTAAATAAAATTGTGCAGCTCGCCAATGATAGATCTGTATGGATAATTCCATAA
- a CDS encoding response regulator — MDKKIKVLMVDDEEQFRETTNKILKKRGFDTILAANGEEAIKKLVENPDVVILDVKMPGMDGHQALKEIKKLKPFLPVIMLTGHGALPSAKDALIEGAFDYLTKPCDISLLATKIYDACQQDKKVADKDEKTVADAMIHIEHYTTITGEQLIKDAFIKLKESFTSKISTSKLMETGHRSILVLDNNGNPEGILSIKDLFEKMMPIYLKAPKPSLADAIQFSPMFWKGLFTIETKKLAKMKVKDVMSDLLLTIDGESNLMEAAHMMVNNNIRRLVVTKGGKTIGVIREQDLFFEMEKIIRKL, encoded by the coding sequence ATGGATAAAAAAATTAAAGTGTTAATGGTCGATGATGAAGAACAATTTAGAGAGACCACAAATAAAATTTTAAAAAAAAGAGGCTTCGACACAATTCTTGCCGCAAACGGTGAAGAAGCCATAAAAAAATTAGTTGAAAACCCTGATGTTGTTATTCTTGATGTTAAAATGCCGGGTATGGATGGACATCAAGCTTTAAAGGAGATTAAAAAGTTAAAACCATTTTTACCAGTAATTATGCTTACAGGTCATGGGGCACTTCCTTCTGCGAAAGATGCTCTTATAGAAGGAGCTTTTGATTATCTAACAAAGCCTTGCGATATAAGTCTTTTAGCAACAAAAATATACGATGCTTGTCAGCAAGATAAAAAAGTCGCTGATAAAGATGAAAAGACAGTCGCAGACGCTATGATACATATAGAGCATTATACAACTATTACTGGAGAACAGTTGATAAAGGACGCTTTTATAAAGCTAAAAGAATCTTTTACTTCCAAAATATCCACAAGCAAATTAATGGAAACAGGTCATAGATCTATACTTGTTTTGGATAACAATGGAAATCCGGAAGGTATTTTATCCATAAAAGATTTATTTGAAAAAATGATGCCTATTTATCTTAAAGCTCCAAAACCTTCTCTTGCGGACGCTATACAATTTTCTCCTATGTTTTGGAAAGGATTGTTCACTATAGAGACAAAAAAACTTGCAAAAATGAAGGTAAAAGATGTTATGTCAGATTTGTTATTAACGATAGATGGTGAATCAAATCTAATGGAAGCGGCTCATATGATGGTTAACAACAATATCCGACGACTTGTAGTTACAAAAGGCGGAAAAACTATAGGCGTTATAAGAGAGCAAGATTTATTCTTTGAAATGGAAAAAATAATTAGAAAACTCTAA
- a CDS encoding universal stress protein, which produces MDNQKLLLSLDIYDAKFKIPYYISKVEPFKNKEIILFSIFESFPYRFLDVEFREKYSTQTQELIAWKMNQLKYQKNYMDKAKQILLDAGFSKDLIFTKIQEKEVGFARDILREAKKNYSAVAIGRKDMGNVATLILGSVATKLIEKLVFVPIMIVGENADPNKILIAMDGSEGSSRAVDFVARTLGHKDIKIGLIHVIRGETAFKDEFYKFFSPEKYEEDVKDRILPFFEDAKNFLIKMGVNSENITTKIVSDAASRAESIVIEAKEQGYGTIVLGRRGLSKVQEFFMGRVSNKAIQLVTEQALWIVS; this is translated from the coding sequence ATGGACAATCAAAAACTGCTTTTATCATTAGATATATATGATGCTAAATTTAAGATACCTTATTATATTAGCAAGGTAGAACCCTTTAAAAATAAAGAAATTATCCTATTTAGTATATTTGAAAGCTTTCCCTATAGATTTCTTGATGTAGAGTTTAGAGAAAAATATTCAACTCAAACTCAAGAATTAATTGCATGGAAAATGAATCAGCTTAAATATCAAAAGAATTATATGGATAAGGCAAAACAAATTTTATTAGATGCTGGTTTTTCAAAAGATTTGATTTTTACTAAAATTCAAGAAAAAGAAGTTGGTTTTGCCCGTGACATTCTAAGGGAAGCGAAAAAAAATTATTCTGCTGTAGCTATAGGTAGAAAAGACATGGGAAATGTCGCTACCTTAATTTTAGGAAGCGTTGCTACAAAGCTTATTGAAAAACTCGTGTTTGTCCCCATAATGATTGTTGGAGAAAACGCTGATCCAAATAAAATTCTCATAGCTATGGATGGTTCCGAAGGTTCGTCCCGCGCTGTAGATTTTGTTGCAAGAACTTTGGGACATAAAGACATAAAAATAGGATTAATTCATGTTATAAGAGGCGAAACAGCCTTTAAAGACGAATTTTATAAATTCTTTTCTCCAGAAAAATATGAAGAGGATGTTAAAGATAGAATTTTGCCGTTTTTTGAAGATGCAAAAAATTTTTTAATTAAAATGGGAGTTAATAGTGAAAATATTACAACAAAAATAGTTAGTGACGCTGCAAGCCGAGCTGAATCAATCGTTATTGAAGCTAAAGAACAAGGCTACGGAACAATAGTATTAGGAAGAAGGGGCTTATCAAAGGTTCAAGAATTTTTTATGGGCAGAGTAAGTAATAAGGCCATACAGCTTGTAACCGAGCAGGCTTTATGGATTGTAAGTTAA
- a CDS encoding transporter substrate-binding domain-containing protein, whose amino-acid sequence MRKLLVVVLSITILAVFYNNSSADEITLGADVWCPLNCEPDSNDPGYVVELAKEIFAKSGHTVTYKIIPWARAIKECREGRISGIIGAYVDDAPDFVFPENEIGMIGNSIFTNIDNNWKYTGISSLSTISLGVIRDYAYTEEIDQYIEKYYSEPNRIQIASGKTPLENNINKLNADRMDALIEAEPVFWYTANKMGMKDKLRSAGKVGSPAKAYVAFSPSMPKSKEYAKILSDGIEELRKSGKLLKICEKYGLKDWK is encoded by the coding sequence ATGAGAAAATTATTGGTTGTAGTTTTAAGTATTACAATTTTGGCGGTTTTTTATAATAATTCATCGGCTGATGAAATCACATTAGGAGCCGATGTCTGGTGTCCTTTGAATTGCGAACCTGATTCGAATGATCCCGGCTATGTAGTAGAACTCGCCAAAGAAATTTTTGCTAAATCTGGCCACACTGTTACATATAAAATAATTCCTTGGGCTCGAGCCATAAAAGAATGCAGAGAGGGAAGAATTAGCGGAATTATTGGGGCATATGTGGATGATGCCCCTGATTTTGTTTTTCCTGAAAATGAAATCGGTATGATAGGTAATTCAATTTTTACTAATATTGATAATAATTGGAAATATACTGGTATATCTTCTTTATCAACAATCTCTTTAGGAGTTATTCGAGATTATGCCTACACAGAAGAGATCGATCAGTATATAGAAAAGTATTATAGCGAGCCAAACAGAATTCAGATAGCATCAGGAAAAACTCCTTTAGAAAATAACATCAACAAATTAAACGCAGATCGTATGGATGCTTTAATAGAAGCTGAGCCTGTATTTTGGTACACTGCAAATAAAATGGGAATGAAAGATAAGTTGCGTTCCGCTGGAAAAGTTGGTTCTCCGGCCAAAGCTTATGTAGCATTTTCTCCATCTATGCCAAAATCAAAAGAATATGCTAAAATTTTATCAGACGGTATTGAAGAGTTAAGAAAATCAGGTAAATTATTAAAAATATGTGAAAAATACGGTTTAAAAGATTGGAAATAA
- a CDS encoding nitroreductase family protein, producing the protein MIEDLVRKNRSCRRFYQNHTIELELLKELVNLARLSPSAANLQPLKYIISCKAETNDLIFPCLKWAAYLRDWEGPVEGERPTSYIIILGDTRITKNFGCDHGIASQSILLGAREKGLAGCMIGAIERENLKKNLNIPDEYEILIVIAIGRPREEIAIVKVKDGDIRYYRDDNKVHYVPKRDLEEVLIGKYS; encoded by the coding sequence ATGATTGAAGATTTAGTTCGCAAAAATCGAAGCTGCCGACGTTTTTACCAAAATCATACAATTGAACTTGAGTTATTAAAAGAGCTTGTCAATTTAGCAAGGTTGTCTCCATCTGCCGCAAACCTTCAGCCGTTAAAATATATTATTTCCTGTAAAGCAGAAACAAATGACTTAATATTTCCTTGCTTAAAATGGGCAGCTTATCTAAGAGACTGGGAAGGCCCAGTGGAAGGCGAAAGACCAACTTCATATATTATTATTTTGGGAGATACTCGAATTACAAAAAATTTTGGATGTGATCATGGCATTGCAAGCCAAAGTATTCTTTTAGGAGCAAGGGAAAAAGGGCTTGCTGGATGCATGATTGGTGCGATTGAAAGAGAAAATTTGAAAAAAAATTTAAATATTCCAGATGAATATGAAATACTGATCGTAATTGCTATAGGAAGGCCAAGAGAAGAAATAGCTATCGTTAAAGTCAAGGATGGAGATATTCGTTATTACAGAGATGATAACAAAGTTCACTATGTCCCAAAACGAGATTTAGAAGAAGTGCTCATAGGGAAGTATTCATAA
- a CDS encoding AmpG family muropeptide MFS transporter — MDINSIFVNLKNLTLSFKKNILDVVFSRRMVVSLLMGFSCGVPLLLTMGVLQAWMKQENIDITKIGLISLVQIPYTWKFLWAPIFDRFIPPFLGRRRGWLIVAQLFLMISIAGLGFADPGRNLWITVLAAILVAFFSASQDIVVDAYRREDLSDNELGLGSSMYIYGYRVGMLLASGGGFILADIISFSNVYLVMALCILPGILTTIFTTEPKILVSVPKNFQEAVIQPLYEYFTRKDALWILAFILFYKIGDAMASTMTTPFYLEIGFSNTEIGAVVKLFGFWATIAGISIGGLLMLKLGIYPSLWIFGLLQAASTACFAVLAHIGYNITLLSAVISFENITSGMGTSAYVAFMASITNKKFTATQYALLTSLMGIPRVLLSAPTGYIAKDIGWENFFIFCTLVAVPGMLLLLKIGYKENSKNIR; from the coding sequence ATGGACATAAACAGCATTTTTGTGAATTTGAAGAATTTGACGTTAAGTTTTAAAAAAAACATCTTAGATGTAGTTTTTAGTCGACGCATGGTAGTTTCCCTATTAATGGGATTTTCATGCGGAGTTCCTCTTCTTTTAACCATGGGTGTACTTCAAGCATGGATGAAACAAGAAAATATCGATATCACAAAAATTGGTCTTATATCCCTTGTACAAATACCTTATACTTGGAAATTTTTATGGGCGCCTATTTTTGATAGATTTATACCTCCTTTTTTAGGAAGAAGACGAGGGTGGCTTATAGTCGCCCAGCTTTTTTTAATGATTTCTATTGCTGGTTTAGGTTTTGCTGACCCTGGTAGAAATTTGTGGATTACAGTATTAGCGGCTATACTTGTAGCTTTTTTTAGTGCATCTCAGGATATTGTTGTTGATGCTTACAGACGGGAGGATTTATCAGATAATGAATTAGGACTTGGTTCTTCCATGTATATTTATGGCTACAGAGTTGGGATGCTTCTTGCTTCAGGAGGAGGGTTCATATTAGCTGATATTATTTCCTTTTCAAATGTTTATCTTGTTATGGCTTTGTGTATTCTGCCTGGTATTTTGACTACTATATTTACGACTGAACCAAAAATATTAGTAAGTGTTCCTAAAAATTTTCAAGAAGCTGTAATACAGCCATTATATGAGTATTTTACACGGAAAGATGCCCTATGGATACTTGCCTTTATACTTTTTTATAAAATCGGAGATGCTATGGCAAGCACTATGACGACGCCATTTTATTTAGAAATTGGCTTTTCAAATACGGAAATAGGAGCGGTTGTCAAATTATTTGGATTTTGGGCTACAATAGCAGGAATATCAATAGGAGGACTGCTTATGCTTAAACTTGGAATTTATCCTTCCTTATGGATATTTGGACTACTTCAAGCAGCATCTACAGCATGTTTTGCCGTTTTAGCTCACATAGGATACAATATTACATTACTTTCTGCTGTCATTTCGTTTGAAAATATAACAAGCGGTATGGGGACATCAGCTTACGTTGCATTTATGGCGAGTATCACTAATAAAAAATTTACAGCTACTCAATATGCCTTATTAACAAGCCTTATGGGAATACCAAGGGTTTTACTTTCAGCTCCAACAGGATATATCGCAAAAGATATTGGATGGGAAAATTTTTTTATATTTTGCACACTTGTAGCGGTGCCTGGAATGTTATTGCTGTTAAAAATTGGCTATAAAGAAAATTCAAAAAATATTAGATAG
- a CDS encoding XTP/dITP diphosphatase, producing the protein MEKKTIIVLATKNKGKVKEFEGYFKNFPIVLKSLDDFGQIPEIVEDGVTFEENAYKKSSCVARILGFPALADDSGLVIDALNGAPGVYSARYAGENVSDEYRYKKILEEMKGKENRAARFECVLSLSVPSGKALTYEANCEGIIADAPSGSNGFGYDPIFFYPPLNKTFGQLTNDEKTIVSHRGKALKELSNELDKVLIWMRQHI; encoded by the coding sequence ATGGAAAAAAAGACTATTATTGTTCTTGCTACTAAAAATAAAGGAAAGGTCAAAGAATTCGAAGGTTATTTTAAAAATTTTCCAATAGTTTTAAAAAGTTTAGATGATTTTGGACAAATCCCTGAAATTGTCGAAGACGGTGTAACTTTTGAGGAAAACGCATATAAAAAATCAAGTTGTGTGGCAAGAATACTTGGATTTCCTGCGCTTGCTGATGATTCAGGTCTTGTTATTGATGCTTTAAATGGGGCTCCTGGAGTTTATTCTGCTCGATATGCAGGGGAAAATGTATCTGATGAATATCGTTATAAAAAGATTCTTGAAGAAATGAAAGGAAAAGAAAATCGTGCAGCTCGCTTTGAATGTGTTCTTTCTCTTTCTGTTCCAAGTGGAAAAGCTTTAACGTATGAAGCAAACTGCGAAGGAATTATAGCCGATGCTCCATCTGGATCGAACGGTTTTGGGTATGATCCAATATTTTTTTATCCGCCATTGAATAAAACATTTGGTCAATTAACAAATGATGAAAAAACTATTGTAAGTCATAGAGGTAAAGCATTAAAAGAATTATCTAATGAATTGGATAAAGTGTTAATATGGATGCGTCAACATATTTAA
- a CDS encoding universal stress protein has product MENDKKLQRILLPIDGSNQSMDTVKYVSKILPPERTEIILFNIEFSIPETIWDLENNPELSSSMVSVKAWASQEKDKMHDFMEKVQVFLFNAGFSKKNIIIKIQPRKLGFARDIFAESMIGYTAVFFGRTGKGTIEELVFGSVANKLIEKIIHIPFVVVGEEPSHDKFLIAMDGSKGSLKGLTCIASMISPINKDISLCHIIRPLNLPNSKNEEEWIEDKRNKIEPIFEAAKDTLVNSGFAIEKIESLILSDKSSRAGGLIEEAKSNNFGSIVLGRRGLTIVEDFHMGRVSTKILSLARKMAVWIVN; this is encoded by the coding sequence ATGGAAAATGATAAAAAATTACAAAGAATTTTGCTGCCCATTGATGGTTCTAATCAATCAATGGATACAGTAAAATATGTAAGTAAAATTTTGCCTCCGGAAAGAACAGAGATTATTCTTTTTAATATAGAATTCTCTATCCCTGAAACTATATGGGATCTTGAAAACAACCCTGAGCTTTCTTCAAGCATGGTTTCTGTTAAAGCGTGGGCTTCTCAAGAAAAAGATAAAATGCATGATTTTATGGAAAAAGTGCAAGTCTTTTTATTTAATGCGGGTTTTTCAAAAAAGAATATCATTATAAAAATTCAACCAAGAAAGCTGGGTTTTGCAAGGGATATTTTTGCAGAATCTATGATAGGCTATACAGCAGTATTTTTTGGAAGAACAGGTAAAGGAACTATTGAAGAGTTAGTATTCGGAAGTGTTGCAAATAAATTAATCGAAAAAATTATCCATATTCCATTTGTTGTTGTTGGAGAAGAGCCTTCCCATGATAAATTTCTCATAGCAATGGATGGATCAAAAGGATCATTAAAAGGGTTAACCTGCATAGCATCTATGATTTCACCAATTAATAAAGATATAAGCCTTTGCCATATAATTCGTCCATTGAATTTGCCTAATTCAAAAAATGAAGAAGAATGGATTGAAGATAAAAGAAATAAAATTGAGCCTATATTTGAAGCAGCTAAAGATACTCTTGTGAATTCAGGGTTTGCAATTGAAAAGATTGAAAGTCTTATTCTCTCAGATAAAAGCAGCCGAGCAGGAGGCCTCATTGAAGAGGCAAAATCTAATAATTTTGGAAGTATAGTTCTTGGAAGAAGAGGTTTAACGATAGTGGAAGACTTTCATATGGGCAGAGTAAGTACAAAAATATTGAGTTTAGCTCGAAAAATGGCAGTGTGGATTGTGAATTAA
- a CDS encoding DASS family sodium-coupled anion symporter translates to MEEKKAAAGYDKFINWKLFAIPVVLFLFMALIPTPSSMLDVGVEYSMGQKYVEKFFAKELFGTKPIELSQWQIQMVRMMEASVQGSSFTRESFLKRGDKWCKENDIPFTKDHLELVMAHAKSMAKEDFNGLLKKGYELRAKDLKFDDLSDSDKVKAKKAGFHVQVAVGIVLFVVSCFVTEALPLPIVAFCVGILALATGIVNRHNVASSYWSDATWFIMGSLMFAAAFVKTGVDKRVAMMMFGKLKNANIKVITFVMILVIAPLTMFMSDHALAAMFLPIGILLYSASIAASDTEDPELAKMLMITIAMAANLGGSLSPSGAARNIIMMNYTEDMFGISIGFGTWCLYCMPFLLFVMPISWLVINWTFKPTITNLGSALQIVHREVNRDGGKWTKAQIISLIIFLITLLSWITESNLLVAITGIRFGIGALAVMGAVLYICAGVVNWRDYQTRVDWGVVWLYAGAIIFGKVLVQTGGAYWIARTLLEFAAPLGLDKGLGLLLTGSMITGLMTQIMADGPACAAVGPVTLAMAGIAHAGTSMIPMMAMATAIASSFAYCLVIGTPPNAIVYSSGYLNAKDFIRAGLILWVTNMIGLMLLATFYWRFMGWTGLPAY, encoded by the coding sequence ATGGAAGAAAAAAAAGCAGCAGCAGGATATGATAAATTTATTAATTGGAAACTTTTTGCAATACCGGTGGTTCTTTTTCTATTCATGGCGCTAATACCAACTCCAAGCAGTATGCTTGACGTTGGTGTAGAATATTCCATGGGTCAGAAATATGTAGAAAAATTTTTTGCAAAAGAATTATTCGGGACAAAACCTATTGAACTTTCTCAATGGCAAATTCAAATGGTAAGGATGATGGAAGCGAGTGTGCAGGGTTCATCTTTTACCAGAGAAAGTTTTTTAAAAAGAGGGGATAAATGGTGTAAAGAAAACGATATCCCATTTACAAAGGATCATTTAGAATTGGTTATGGCTCATGCTAAATCAATGGCAAAAGAAGATTTTAATGGGCTTTTGAAAAAAGGCTATGAATTAAGGGCGAAAGATTTAAAATTTGATGATTTATCCGATTCAGATAAAGTGAAGGCAAAAAAAGCAGGCTTTCATGTTCAAGTAGCTGTTGGTATTGTTCTTTTTGTAGTAAGCTGTTTTGTAACTGAAGCGCTTCCATTGCCGATTGTAGCGTTTTGCGTTGGAATTCTTGCACTTGCAACTGGAATTGTAAATAGACATAACGTTGCAAGCTCTTATTGGTCAGATGCTACATGGTTTATTATGGGTAGTCTTATGTTTGCTGCAGCATTCGTTAAAACAGGTGTCGATAAACGTGTAGCTATGATGATGTTCGGAAAGCTAAAAAATGCCAATATAAAAGTAATTACTTTTGTTATGATTTTAGTAATAGCACCTTTAACAATGTTTATGTCCGACCACGCTTTAGCCGCTATGTTTTTGCCGATTGGAATTTTGCTTTATTCTGCATCAATAGCTGCATCAGATACTGAAGACCCAGAACTTGCAAAAATGTTAATGATTACAATCGCAATGGCTGCAAATCTTGGAGGGTCATTATCTCCATCAGGAGCGGCTCGAAACATAATCATGATGAACTACACAGAAGATATGTTTGGAATTTCAATAGGATTTGGAACTTGGTGTTTATATTGTATGCCTTTCCTACTTTTCGTTATGCCTATTTCTTGGTTGGTTATTAACTGGACATTTAAGCCAACTATAACTAATCTTGGAAGCGCTCTCCAGATAGTTCACCGTGAAGTAAACAGAGATGGAGGCAAATGGACAAAAGCTCAAATAATATCTTTAATTATCTTTTTGATTACTCTATTGTCCTGGATAACGGAAAGTAATTTATTGGTTGCTATTACAGGAATACGATTTGGTATTGGCGCATTAGCTGTAATGGGTGCGGTACTTTATATTTGTGCAGGAGTTGTTAACTGGAGGGATTATCAAACAAGAGTTGACTGGGGAGTTGTTTGGTTATATGCAGGAGCTATAATATTTGGTAAAGTCCTTGTTCAAACTGGAGGAGCTTACTGGATTGCAAGAACTCTTCTTGAATTTGCGGCGCCTCTTGGACTTGATAAAGGTCTTGGATTACTTCTCACTGGAAGTATGATTACAGGTTTAATGACACAAATAATGGCCGATGGTCCTGCTTGCGCAGCGGTAGGTCCCGTAACTTTGGCTATGGCGGGCATTGCTCACGCTGGAACATCAATGATTCCGATGATGGCTATGGCAACAGCTATTGCATCATCTTTTGCTTACTGTCTTGTTATCGGAACTCCGCCTAATGCAATTGTATATTCAAGCGGCTATCTTAATGCGAAAGATTTTATAAGAGCTGGTCTTATATTATGGGTCACAAACATGATCGGACTTATGCTTTTAGCAACTTTTTATTGGAGATTTATGGGATGGACTGGACTTCCAGCATATTAA